From the genome of Triticum aestivum cultivar Chinese Spring chromosome 3B, IWGSC CS RefSeq v2.1, whole genome shotgun sequence, one region includes:
- the LOC123064462 gene encoding putative ripening-related protein 7: MASTTNAAVIFGVLVFLQVSCAFSRHPAEGKFELRQNVPAVMTVNGFQEGEGGGGPASCDGQYHSDDEFVVSLSSEWYAGGARCGRTIRIVDTSNIGLNAKVVDECAGCDNEVGASSHIWKSLNLDTSQGEVNIRWSDLDF, translated from the coding sequence ATGGCGAGCACGACCAATGCCGCGGTGATTTTCGGCGTCCTAGTTTTTCTGCAGGTGTCGTGCGCCTTTTCCAGGCACCCCGCGGAAGGGAAGTTCGAGCTTCGACAGAACGTCCCGGCGGTGATGACGGTGAACGGCTTccaggaaggagaggggggcggcgggcCGGCGTCTTGCGATGGCCAGTACCACAGCGACGATGAGTTCGTGGTGTCGCTGTCCTCGGAGTGGTACGCAGGCGGGGCACGGTGCGGCAGGACGATCCGCATAGTCGACACCTCCAATATCGGCTTAAACGCCAAGGTCGTCGACGAGTGCGCCGGCTGCGACAACGAGGTGGGCGCCTCGTCCCATATCTGGAAGAGCTTGAATCTTGACACCAGCCAAGGTGAGGTGAACATCAGATGGTCCGACCTGGACTTCTAA
- the LOC123064463 gene encoding putative ripening-related protein 7, protein MTSTTNAAVISCIVVVFLQVSCTVSQHPTEAKFELQQNVPAVMTVNGFQQGEGGGGPAACDGQYHSDDDLVVSLSSEWYAGGARCGRIIRIADPSNSNFGTNAMVVDECAACDNEVGASSGIWNNFDLGTSLGQVDTTWSDVDF, encoded by the coding sequence ATGACGAGCACTACCAATGCCGCGGTAATTTCCTGCATTGTTGTAGTTTTCCTTCAGGTGTCGTGCACCGTTTCCCAACACCCCACGGAAGCGAAGTTCGAGCTTCAACAGAACGTCCCCGCCGTGATGACGGTGAACGGCTTCcagcaaggagaggggggcggcgggcCGGCGGCATGCGACGGCCAGTACCACAGCGACGATGACTTGGTGGTGTCGCTGTCCTCGGAGTGGTACGCTGGCGGCGCCCGGTGCGGCAGGATAATCCGCATCGCCGACCCTTCCAATTCCAATTTTGGCACAAACGCCATGGTCGTCGACGAGTGCGCCGCCTGCGACAACGAGGTCGGCGCGTCGTCAGGTATCTGGAATAACTTCGATCTTGGCACCAGCCTCGGCCAGGTGGACACCACATGGTCGGATGTGGACTTCTGA